One genomic window of Mucilaginibacter sp. SJ includes the following:
- the metH gene encoding methionine synthase, whose amino-acid sequence MDIRKELQKRILVIDGAMGTMIQRYQLTEKDFRGERFRDHHSDLQGNNDLLNITRPDIIKAIHAEYLDAGADIIETNTFSTQVISLADYHLEELAYELSYEGARIAREVADEYTRRNPEKPRFVAGAIGPTNRTASLSPDVNDPGYRAVTFDDLAEAYYDQVRGLVDGGSHLLLVETIFDTLNAKAALFAIKRYELECKAAGKDFPAFRDSGGIMISGTITDASGRTLSGQTVEAFWNSISHANLLSVGLNCALGAREMRPHLAELSEKAGVFISAYPNAGLPNEFGQYDETPHETAHQVDDFIKAGLVNIVGGCCGTTPEHIKCIADKAAKYPPRPIPQIEQDMRLSGLEAVTIKPESIFVNVGERTNITGSPKFSKLILAEDYEAALSVALQQVEGGAQVIDINMDEGMIDSEAVMVKFLNLVASEPDIAKLPIMIDSSKWTVIEAGLKCVQGKGIVNSISLKEGEEKFKEHARKILSYGAATVVMAFDETGQADSYERRIEICKRSYDILVNEVGFPPQDIIFDPNILTVATGLEEHNNYAVDFIEATRWIKQNLPHAKVSGGVSNISFSFRGNNTVREAMHSAFLYHAIKAGMDMGIVNAGMLEVYEEIPKNLLELVEDVLLNRRPDATERLVEFADTIKSKGKEVVRDEEWRKGTVQERLSHSLVKGIVEYLDDDVEEARQAYNKPLEVIEGPLMDGMNIVGDLFGAGKMFLPQVVKSARVMKKAVAYLLPFIEEEKKNNANADQRANAGKVLMATVKGDVHDIGKNIVGVVLACNNFEVIDLGVMVPAQRIIEEAKKQNVDIIGLSGLITPSLDEMVHFAKEMEREGFTIPLIVGGATTSRIHAAVKIAPQYSGAAIHVLDASRSVTVCSNLMSKDNRDAYIQSIKDEYAKAREAHANKKSDKRFVTIEEARAGKFQISLDGDVAPKPAFTGTKVFENFPLEELLPYIDWTPFFHTWELRGSYPKIFDDKFVGVEAKKLFDDAQVLMKRIVDEKLFTAKGVIAFWPANAVGDDIELYTDESRTTVLNRIHTLRQQAEKVKNDPYYALSDFIAPKESGVPDYFGGFAVTTGLGCDELVAEFEADHDDYNSIMTKALADRLAEAFAEKMHELVRKEYWGYAKGEQLSNADLIKEEYQGIRPAPGYPACPDHTEKTTLFELLKAEDNAHMHLTESLAMLPAASVSGFYFAHPQARYFGLGKISKDQVEDYAIRKQMPLEDVERWLGPNINY is encoded by the coding sequence ATGGACATTAGAAAAGAATTACAGAAACGCATCCTGGTTATTGACGGAGCAATGGGTACCATGATCCAAAGGTACCAGCTCACGGAGAAAGATTTTCGTGGCGAGCGTTTTCGCGATCATCATAGCGATCTGCAGGGCAATAACGACCTGCTAAATATTACACGCCCCGATATTATCAAAGCCATCCATGCCGAATACCTGGATGCCGGTGCGGATATCATTGAAACCAATACCTTCAGCACACAGGTAATTTCCCTTGCCGATTATCACCTGGAAGAACTGGCCTATGAACTAAGCTACGAAGGTGCACGCATTGCCCGTGAGGTAGCCGACGAATATACCCGGCGCAACCCCGAAAAGCCGCGCTTTGTTGCCGGTGCCATCGGCCCAACCAACCGTACTGCTTCCTTATCGCCAGACGTTAACGACCCCGGATATCGCGCCGTTACCTTTGATGACCTGGCCGAGGCCTACTATGACCAGGTACGCGGTTTGGTTGACGGAGGATCGCACCTGTTGTTGGTTGAAACTATCTTTGATACACTGAATGCAAAAGCAGCCCTCTTCGCCATAAAACGTTATGAGCTGGAATGTAAAGCTGCAGGTAAGGATTTTCCTGCTTTCAGGGATTCGGGCGGTATCATGATCTCAGGAACCATTACCGATGCTTCAGGCCGTACCCTTTCAGGACAAACGGTTGAAGCTTTCTGGAACTCGATAAGCCATGCCAACCTGCTTTCGGTAGGCTTAAATTGCGCTTTAGGTGCCAGGGAAATGCGCCCGCACCTTGCCGAGTTATCAGAAAAAGCGGGGGTATTTATCTCCGCCTATCCTAACGCAGGCTTACCCAACGAGTTTGGCCAGTACGACGAAACTCCGCATGAAACCGCTCACCAGGTTGACGATTTTATCAAAGCCGGCCTGGTTAATATTGTTGGTGGTTGTTGTGGCACTACCCCCGAGCACATCAAATGTATTGCCGATAAGGCTGCCAAATATCCGCCCCGCCCTATCCCTCAAATTGAGCAGGATATGCGCCTGAGTGGTCTGGAAGCGGTTACCATTAAACCCGAAAGCATTTTTGTAAACGTGGGCGAACGCACCAACATTACCGGTTCACCTAAGTTTTCTAAATTGATTTTGGCCGAGGATTACGAAGCTGCCCTATCTGTCGCCCTGCAACAGGTTGAAGGCGGCGCCCAGGTCATCGATATCAATATGGATGAGGGGATGATCGATTCGGAAGCGGTGATGGTGAAATTCCTGAACCTGGTTGCTTCCGAGCCCGATATCGCCAAACTGCCTATCATGATCGATTCATCCAAATGGACGGTGATTGAGGCTGGTTTAAAATGCGTACAGGGAAAAGGCATCGTAAACTCCATCTCTTTGAAAGAAGGGGAGGAAAAATTTAAAGAACATGCCCGTAAGATCCTAAGTTATGGCGCCGCAACTGTGGTGATGGCTTTTGATGAGACTGGGCAGGCTGATTCATACGAACGCCGGATCGAGATCTGTAAACGATCATACGATATCCTGGTGAACGAGGTTGGTTTTCCACCGCAGGATATTATTTTCGATCCTAACATCCTTACCGTAGCCACCGGTTTGGAAGAACACAACAACTACGCCGTCGACTTTATTGAAGCCACCCGCTGGATCAAACAAAACCTGCCGCATGCCAAGGTGAGCGGCGGTGTGAGTAATATTTCATTCTCATTCAGGGGTAATAATACGGTACGCGAGGCCATGCACTCGGCTTTCCTGTACCACGCCATCAAAGCGGGTATGGATATGGGGATCGTAAACGCCGGGATGCTGGAAGTTTATGAGGAAATCCCTAAAAACCTGTTGGAACTGGTGGAGGACGTACTGCTTAACCGTCGCCCGGATGCTACCGAGCGTTTGGTTGAGTTTGCCGATACCATCAAAAGTAAAGGCAAAGAAGTAGTGCGTGACGAGGAATGGCGCAAAGGCACGGTCCAGGAGCGGCTCTCCCACTCGCTGGTAAAAGGTATTGTTGAATACCTCGACGATGATGTGGAGGAAGCCCGCCAGGCCTACAATAAGCCACTTGAGGTGATTGAAGGCCCGCTGATGGATGGCATGAACATCGTGGGCGATCTGTTCGGTGCCGGTAAAATGTTTTTACCGCAGGTAGTAAAATCGGCCCGTGTAATGAAAAAGGCTGTGGCCTATCTGCTGCCTTTTATTGAGGAAGAAAAAAAGAACAACGCCAATGCCGATCAGCGTGCCAATGCCGGTAAGGTGTTAATGGCCACGGTTAAAGGCGATGTGCATGACATCGGCAAGAATATAGTAGGTGTGGTACTGGCTTGTAATAACTTTGAGGTGATCGATCTCGGGGTAATGGTTCCTGCTCAACGCATTATTGAGGAGGCTAAAAAGCAAAACGTTGATATCATAGGCTTGAGTGGATTGATCACCCCATCGTTGGATGAAATGGTGCATTTTGCCAAAGAAATGGAGCGTGAGGGATTTACCATTCCGCTCATTGTTGGCGGCGCTACAACATCACGCATTCACGCTGCTGTAAAAATCGCGCCGCAATACTCAGGCGCTGCTATCCATGTATTGGATGCATCGCGCAGCGTTACCGTGTGCAGCAACCTCATGAGTAAGGATAACCGCGATGCCTACATCCAAAGCATTAAAGACGAATACGCCAAAGCCCGCGAGGCGCATGCCAATAAAAAATCAGACAAGCGCTTTGTCACTATCGAAGAGGCCCGCGCGGGAAAATTCCAGATCAGCCTGGACGGCGATGTAGCGCCCAAACCTGCTTTTACTGGAACCAAAGTGTTTGAGAATTTCCCGCTGGAAGAGTTGCTGCCTTATATCGACTGGACGCCGTTTTTCCATACCTGGGAACTTCGCGGCAGCTATCCGAAGATCTTTGATGATAAGTTTGTAGGCGTTGAAGCTAAAAAGCTGTTTGACGACGCGCAGGTGCTGATGAAACGTATTGTTGACGAGAAGTTATTCACTGCTAAAGGTGTAATAGCCTTTTGGCCGGCCAATGCGGTTGGCGATGATATCGAATTATATACCGATGAAAGTCGTACAACCGTTTTAAATCGGATCCATACCCTTCGCCAGCAGGCCGAAAAGGTGAAGAACGATCCGTATTATGCCTTGTCAGATTTTATCGCACCAAAAGAAAGCGGTGTGCCTGATTATTTCGGCGGCTTTGCGGTAACAACCGGTTTGGGTTGTGATGAATTGGTTGCTGAGTTTGAGGCTGACCATGACGACTATAACAGCATTATGACCAAAGCCCTTGCCGACCGCCTTGCCGAAGCTTTTGCCGAAAAAATGCACGAACTGGTACGTAAAGAATACTGGGGCTATGCCAAAGGCGAACAGCTAAGCAATGCCGACCTGATCAAGGAAGAGTACCAGGGCATCCGCCCCGCACCAGGCTATCCCGCCTGCCCGGACCATACCGAAAAAACTACCCTGTTTGAATTGCTAAAAGCAGAAGATAATGCACACATGCACCTTACCGAAAGCCTGGCCATGCTGCCGGCCGCTTCAGTAAGCGGTTTCTACTTCGCACATCCGCAGGCAAGATATTTTGGCTTGGGTAAAATCAGTAAGGATCAGGTGGAGGATTACGCTATCCGTAAACAAATGCCATTGGAGGATGTGGAAAGATGGTTAGGGCCGAATATTAATTATTAG
- a CDS encoding methylenetetrahydrofolate reductase: MKIPEHIANANGKTLFSFELIPPLKGQSIQGIYNAIDPLMEFKPPFIDVTTLREDFIYKQHPSGLLEKLSYRKRPGTIAICAAIMNRYKVDTVPHLLCGGFTKDETENALIELEFLGIENVLVLRGDARLGDSSFVPTPNGHCYATDLLQQVVNLNNGIYLHEDHGNTAKTNFCIGVAGYPEKHFEAPNLKTDFKYLKQKVEMGAQFIVTQMFFDIGKYKEFVNGCRANGINVPIIPGLKPITSSKQLVTLSKTFHIDIPEDLSDAIHACATEKDVKEVGIEWMINQCKELIAFGAPVLHFYTMSNAGPTKRIAEAIF; the protein is encoded by the coding sequence ATGAAAATACCTGAACATATAGCAAACGCCAACGGCAAAACACTTTTTTCTTTTGAACTGATCCCGCCTTTAAAGGGGCAGAGCATCCAGGGCATTTATAATGCTATCGATCCGCTGATGGAGTTTAAACCTCCGTTTATTGATGTGACTACCCTGCGCGAGGATTTTATTTACAAGCAGCATCCAAGTGGTCTGCTCGAGAAACTATCGTACCGTAAGCGTCCGGGCACTATTGCCATCTGCGCGGCCATCATGAACAGGTATAAGGTTGATACCGTACCCCACCTGCTTTGCGGCGGTTTTACCAAAGACGAAACAGAGAACGCCCTTATTGAGCTTGAGTTTTTAGGCATCGAAAACGTACTGGTATTGCGCGGTGACGCCCGCCTTGGCGATTCATCATTTGTGCCTACGCCTAACGGTCACTGTTACGCCACAGATTTATTGCAACAGGTAGTAAACCTTAATAACGGTATCTACCTGCACGAAGATCATGGCAATACAGCCAAAACAAACTTCTGTATAGGCGTTGCCGGTTATCCCGAAAAGCATTTTGAAGCCCCGAACCTTAAAACCGACTTTAAATACCTGAAGCAAAAGGTAGAAATGGGTGCACAGTTCATTGTAACCCAAATGTTTTTTGATATCGGTAAATACAAGGAGTTTGTAAATGGTTGCCGGGCCAATGGCATCAATGTGCCTATTATTCCGGGCCTGAAGCCGATCACATCGTCAAAACAACTGGTTACGCTGTCAAAAACATTCCATATTGATATTCCGGAAGACCTGAGCGATGCTATCCACGCCTGCGCCACCGAAAAGGATGTAAAAGAGGTAGGTATTGAGTGGATGATCAACCAGTGTAAAGAATTGATTGCTTTTGGCGCACCGGTACTGCACTTTTATACCATGAGCAACGCCGGACCAACTAAACGAATTGCTGAGGCGATATTTTAG